One window of Pieris napi chromosome 1, ilPieNapi1.2, whole genome shotgun sequence genomic DNA carries:
- the LOC125048615 gene encoding papilin-like, whose protein sequence is MSQWDMWKPEDDKKSMDEYIAMYKNLTEQANSWNEFDVNRDPGLPPHWREYDEGIIGVPPPPWAYVSNAYGRPNFCFVFPARGNCNQTIIRWAFNPSTQKCHQFRYSGCGANENNFKTKPSCIRACKSVPSTPCENEGNMDFVDMLFGYYPDERIKNSGNIPIG, encoded by the exons ATGAGCCAATGGGACATGTGGAAACCAGAGGACGATAAAAAGAGTATGGACGAGTATATTGCGATGTATAAGAATTTGACTGAACAGGCAAACAGCTGGAACGAATTTGATGTTAATAGGGATCCCGGATTACCGCCACACTGGAGAG AATACGATGAAGGTATAATAGGGGTACCACCACCGCCGTGGGCCTACGTATCAAACGCTTACGGTCGACCTAATTTTTGCTTCGTATTTCCTGCTAGAGGGAACTGTAATCAGACCATCATTAG ATGGGCATTCAATCCTTCAACACAGAAATGCCATCAGTTTAGGTACAGCGGTTGTGGGGCGAATGAGAACAATTTCAAAACTAAACCCAGTTGCATCCGCGCATGTAAGAGTGTGCCTTCTACACCTTGCGAGAACGAGGGAAACATGGATTTTGTCGACATGTTGTTTGGATATTATCCAGATGAACGAATTAAGAATTCCGGTAACATTCCGATAGGTTAA